One genomic window of Arachis stenosperma cultivar V10309 chromosome 10, arast.V10309.gnm1.PFL2, whole genome shotgun sequence includes the following:
- the LOC130956611 gene encoding pathogenesis-related protein PRB1-3-like, translated as MDYLKGHNAARAKVGVKPLKWDKELESLAHEFVNEHVADCYGMSIPHHFGSNYGQNIVHNPNRVSAASAVATWVAQKQNYEPKSNKCIDGNPASCHCYVQVVWGASTYLGCARGDCDNDEGTLITCYYDPSGTFPAQRPYSVH; from the coding sequence ATGGACTATCTTAAAGGTCATAATGCTGCACGTGCTAAAGTTGGTGTTAAGCCATTGAAGTGGGACAAAGAACTAGAATCACTTGCTCATGAGTTTGTGAATGAACATGTTGCAGATTGTTATGGAATGTCTATACCTCATCATTTTGGTAGTAACTACGGCCAAAACATTGTACATAATCCGAATCGTGTTTCAGCAGCATCTGCAGTGGCCACATGGGTAGCACAGAAACAAAACTATGAGCCCAAATCTAACAAATGCATTGATGGTAACCCTGCCAGTTGTCATTGTTACGTTCAAGTTGTTTGGGGTGCATCAACTTATTTAGGTTGCGCAAGAGGTGACTGCGACAATGATGAAGGCACCCTTATTACTTGTTATTATGATCCTAGCGGCACCTTTCCAGCTCAACGCCCCTACTCAGTGCATTAA